DNA sequence from the Oceanibaculum indicum P24 genome:
CGGGCTGCGCATTCTCGAATTCGCCGGCATTGGCCCGGCCCCGTTCTGCGCCATGCTGCTGGCCGATATGGGGGCGGAGGTGGTGCGCCTCGACCGGCTGGAACCGAGCGGCCTCGGCATTCCGAAGCCGGCCCGGTTCGAGCTGATGAATCGCGGCCGGCGTTCCGTCGCCATCGACCTGAAGCGACCGGAAGGCGTTGCTCTGGCACTCAATCTTGTCGAAAGGGCCGATGCGCTGATCGAGGGGTTCCGGCCCGGCACGATGGAGCGGCTGGGGCTGGGGCCGGAGGCCTGCCTCGCCCGCAACCCGAAGCTGGTCTATGGAAGGCTGACCGGCTGGGGTCAGGACGGGCCGCTGGCGCACAGCGCCGGCCACGACATGAATTATATCGCGCTGGCCGGCATGCTGGCCGGTATCGGGCGCGAAGGCGCGCCGCCTACGCCGCCGCTCAATCTGGTCGGCGATTTCGGCGGTGGCGGTATGCTGCTGGCCTTCGGCCTCGTCTGCGCGCTGCTGGAAGCACGGCACTCGGGCAAGGGGCAGGTCGTCGATGCCGCAATGGTCGATGGCGTGGCGCTGCTGGGAACCATGTTCTTCGGGCTGCGCGCCGCCGGCATGCATGACGCTCCGCGCGGCCGCAACCTGCTGGATTCCGGCGCGCCGCATTATGAGGTCTATGAATGCGCCGACGGGAAATATGTTGCCGTCGCCCCCATCGAGGCGAAGTTCCGGCGCGAGCTGCTGCAGCGTATCGGTTTCGACCCCCAGAGATTCCCGGATGTCGAGGACAGTGCCACCTGGCCGGCGGCGAAGCAGCTGCTGGCCGCGCGCTTCAGGGAAAAGAACCGCGCCGACTGGTGCGCGCTGCTGGAAGGCACGGATTCCTGCTTCGCCCCGGTGCTGGAGATGGACGAGGCGCCGGAGCATCCGCACAACCGGGCGCGCGACGCCTTTCCTGTCATCGGCGGCATCGCCCAGCCGGCCCCTGCCCCGCGCTTCAGCCGCACGGCACCGCCGCTGCCCACGGCACCGATCGCCGCCGGGGCCGACAGCCGCGCCGTGCTGGCGGACTGGAACATCGACGCCAGCCGCATCGAGGCGCTGTTCGCCTGCAGCGCGGTTGGCAGCCCTGACGAACGACCCCGCTGAAGAAAAGGAAACCAGCAATGGCCGGGCTATATTTCGAGGAATTCTCCGTCGGACAGGAGTTCCATCATCCGCTGTCGCGCACCGTGACCGAGATGGACAACACCATGTTCAGCCTGCTGACCATGAACCCGCAGCCGCTGCATCTGGACGCGCATTTCGCCGCCCGGACAGAATGGGGCGAGCGGCTGTTCAACAGCATGTACACGCTGGGCATTCTGGTCGGCATGACGGTATATGACACCACGCTGGGCACCACCGTCGCCAATCTGGGGATGACCGATGTGCGCTTCCCCAAGCCGGTCTTCCATGGCGACACGCTGAAGGCCCATACGAAGGTTGTCTCGCTGCGCGACAGCAAGTCCCGGCCCGAGGTCGGGCTGGTCGAGTTCGAGCATTGGGCGACCAACCAGAAGGACGAAACCGTGGCGGTCTGCCGCCGCACCGCGATGATGCGGCGCAAGCCCGCCGCCTAGGAGAGAAACGAGATGAAGATTCGGTCCCTGCTTTTCGTGCCCGGCGACAGCGAGCGCAAGTTCCAGCGCGCCCTGACCTCGGCTGCCGATGCGCTGATCCTCGATCTGGAGGATTCGGTCGCTGCCGACCAGAAGGAAGGCGCGCGCCACACCGTGCGCGCCTCGCTGGAGAGCGACCGCAACGGCAAGAAGTTGTTCGTCCGGGTTAACGCGCTGGATACCGGCCTGACGCTGGGCGATCTCGCCGCCGTGGTGCCGGGCCGGCCGGACGGGATCATGCTGCCGAAATGCCAGAATGGCGAGGATGCCAACCAGGTCTCGCTCTATCTCGACGCTTTCGAGAGTGCGGCCGGCATCCCACTCGGCACCATCCGGCTGCTGCCGATCGGCACGGAGACGGCGGCCTCCATCTTCGGGCTGGGCAGCTACAAGGGTGCCACGTCCCGGCTCTGGGGGCTGATGTGGGGCGCGGAGGATCTGGCGGCAACACTGGGCTCCACCGCCAACCGCGACGCGCAGGGCTTCACCGAGCCCTACCGCATGGCGCGGAACCTTTGCCTTGCCGGTGCCGCCGGCGCCGATCTGGTGCCGGTCGATACGGTCTATACCGACATCGACAATCTGGAGGGGCTGGCGAAGGAATGCGCCGAGGCGCGGCGCGATGGCTTCCTTGCCAAGGCGGTCATCCACCCGAAGCATATCGAGGCGGTGAATGAGGCCTTTACGCCGAAGCCGGAGGAAATCGAATGGGCGCGCAAGGTGGTTGCCGCCTTCAAGCAGGATGGCGCGCTCGGCGTCATCAAGATCGACGGCAAGATGATCGACAAGCCGCATCTGGTCAGTGCCGAACGCATCCTCAGCCTCGCCGGCGCCGCCTGACGATTCGCGCATGATTGTAAGACAGGCCGCCAACGTCCTCGATCTGCTGGAGTTTTTCGCCAGGCGTGGGCAGCCCGCGACCCTGGCGGAGGTGTCGGCGGCGTTCGGCTGGCCGCGGTCTTCCACCTTCAACATCCTGACGACGCTAGCGGAGCGCGGCTTTCTCTATGAACCGCGCCCGCGCGCTGGTTATTACCCCAGCCCGCGCTGGATGGCGCTGGCGCAGGAGATCGCGGCAGCGGAACCGCTGCCGGATTTCGCCCACCCGCTGATCGAGCGTCTGTCGGCGGAAACCGGGGAGACGGCAGCCATCGTGGCGCCCGCCGGTACCCAGACCGTCTTCCTGGATGTGGTCGAATCGCCGGCCTCCATCCGTTATTTCGCACAGGCCGGCCACCGGCTGCCGATCCACGCCACCTCCTCCGGTCGGGCACTGCTGACGCAATATCCGAAGAAGGAGCGGCTGGCACTCTATCGCCGCATCGATTTCCAGCGCCACAGCGAGACCACGCCGCTAACGGCGGAGGATGTCGAGGCGCGGATGGCGGAAGAGGCCGCGCGCGGCTGGCACAGCAGCCATGCCGAATACAGCGCGGACCTTGCCGGCGTCGCCGTTCCGTTGCCGTTGGGCGAGCGGCGGCTGTCCGTGGTCATCGCCGGGCCGATGTTCCGCATGCAGGACCGTATGGCGGAGATTGCCGAGATTCTGCGCAATGCCGTGGCTAGCGCCAGCCCCCGCCCAGCGCCACGATAAGGCGGATCGAGGCGGCGAGCTGCTCGGCCTTGATTTCCAGCGCCGTGCGGCGACTGGTGTAGGTCTGGTTCTGCGCCACCGAGACTTCCAGGAAGGTCACCAGCCCGGCGCGATAGCGGTTGGTCACGACCCGCTCATTTTCCTCCGCCAGTTCGACCAGCCGCGCCTGCTGGCCGGCCTTGGCCTTCAGCATCTGCAGCGTTGCCAGCGCATCCTCGACTTCCTGGATGCCGGTGAGGAAGGTCTGTCGGTAGGCGGCCACCCGTTCGTCATATTGCGCACGGCTCTGCTCGACCAGCGCGCTGCGCCGGCCGCTGTCGAACAGGGTTGCCGCCAGCGACGGTCCGACCGACCAGATAAGCTGCGGGGCGCTGAACAGGTCGATGAAGCGGCCCTCCTGCAGGGCGCCCTGCGCGCTCAGGGTCAGGTCGGGAAACCACGCACCCTCGGCGACGCCGATATTGGCATTGGCCACGGCGACCTGCCGTTCGGCGGCAATCACGTCGGGACGCCGGACCAGCAGCGCGGACGGCATCTGCGCCGGGATGGCGGGTGGCGGCGGCAGCGCATCGGTGCGGGCGACGGAAAACCCGGCAGGCGGGCGGCCCAGCAGCACGGCAATCGCGTTCTCCTCCAGCAGGCGCTGCTGGCGCAGGTCAGTCTCCTGCGTCATCAGCGATTGCAGCTGCACTTCCGACTGGATGACATCGGCCCGCGCGGCGAGCCCGGCGCTGTACTGGTTGCGGGTCAGCTCCAGTGAGCGCGTATAGGCCTCCCGCGTCAGTTCCAGCAGGCCGAGATAAAGGTCGATGGCGCGGATACGCAGATAGGCCTGCGCCACGGTCGATTGCATGCTGAGCCGCATGGCGTCCAGATCGGCGGCGCTGCTGGCGATGCTGGCGCGGTCGGCCTCCAGCTGCCGGCGCACCTTGCCCCACAGATCCGGCACCCAGCTGGCGGTCGCGCCAAGCTGGTAGGCGGTGCCGTCGCTGCTGCTGGAAAGGCTGGAACCGCTGCCATTATTTTCCCGCCCGCTGCGCTGTATGCTGGCATTGCCCTGCACCTGCGGCAGTGCGCCGGCACGGGAAACCCGCAACTGCGCCAGCGCCTGCCGGAAACGGGCCTCGGCCTGCGCGACCGACAGGTTCGAGTCGGCGGTCGCGCGCATCAGCCCGTCGAGTTCCGGATCGTCATAGAGCACCCACCATGCGCCCACCGGCGGCGGCTCCGCTGTGGAAAGGCTGCGCCACCCTGCTTCATGCTTGTAGGTGGCCGAAATCGGCACCTCGGGGCGGCTGTAATCCGGCCCGACCGTGCAGCCTGCCAGCAGCACGGCACCGAGCAAGAAGGCGGGGAAAGCGGCGTGTTGCGTCATGAGGCAAATCCGGTGCGGGCGAAGCGGCGCAGGCTCCATTGCCGCAGCCGCTCGAAATAGAGATAGACCACGGGGGTCGTGTAGAGGGTCAGCAGCTGGCTGACCGCCAGCCCGCCAATGATGGCGATGCCAAGCGGCTGGCGCATCTCCGCCCCCTCTCCCAGCCCGGCGGCCAGCGGCACCGCTCCCAGCAGGCCGGCCAGGTTGGTCATCAGGATCGGACGCAGCCGCAACAAGGCGGCATGGTGGATGGCCTCAAACGGGCTGTCACCATCGCGGCGCTGCCGTTCCAGTGCGAAATCCACCATCAGGATGGCGTTCTTCATGACGATGCCGATCAGCAGGAACAGCCCCAGCAAAGCGATCAGGGTGAATTCCATGTTGCTGCCGCGCAAGGCCAGCAGCGCTCCGATGCCCGCCGATGGCAAGGTGGACAGGATGGTCAGCGGGTGCAGCGTGCTTTCATACAGCACACCCAGCAGCAGATAGACGGCCAGCAGCACCCCGGCAATCAGCAGCGGCTGGGCCTGCACGCTTTCCTGAAAGCCGCGTGACCGGCCGCCGGTGCGGGCCTGCACCTCTGTCGGCAGCAGGATTTCCGCCAGCATGCGGTCGATGGCTTCCTGTGCCTGCTGGGTGGTCACGCCGGGCGCGAGGGAATAGCCGATGCTGGCCGCGGCAAACTGCGAATCGTGATAGATGCGGTCATCCGCCAGCCCGTAGCGGTAACTGCTGAAGCTGGAGAGCGGCACGCGCGCGCCATCGGCGGTGATCGCCTGCAGCTGATCCAGCACCGTCGGGCGCGCGGTGTAGCCCGGCATCAGCTCCATCACCACGCGGTACTGGTTCTGGTCGTCATAGAGCGTGGCGACCTGCCGCTGAGAGAAGGAGTTGCCCAGGATGCCGGTGATGGTCTGCATGTTGATGCCAAGGCGCCGTGCTGCCTCCCGGTCGATATCGAGGATGACCTGCTGCGTGCCCTTGTCGCCCTCGGCCGAGACATCGACCAGTTCCGGCATCGACTGCATGGCTTCCGAGGCCCGCTGCGCCCAGCGTTGCAGCAGCGCGATATCGTCAGCCATCAGCACCAGCTCGGAATCGCTCTGGTTGAAGGAAAAACCCAGCCTGATGTCCTGATCGGCATAGAGGATCAGGAGGCCGCCCGGGACCGGCGGCACATTGCGGCGGATGCGGTTGATGACCTGCTGCGCACTGAGGCCGCCGCGTTCGGTCAGCGGCTTTAACTGTACGGTCAGAGAGGCATTGCTGACGCCGCCATTATCGCCGCTGGTGCCGGCGACATCGCTGACCGCCGGGTCGGCAAGCAGCAGGCGCCGGTAGGCCTCGATCTTCGGTTGCATCACCTGAAAGGAAAACCCGTCATCGCCGCGCACAAAACCGCGTATCTGCGAGGTGCTCTGCTGCGGCAGCAACCCCTTGGGTATGCTGATGTAGAGATAGATGTTGAGACCGATCACCGCCCCCAGCATCAGCAGCACGACGACGCCATGGCGCAGCGTCCAGGCCAGGCTGTCGGCATAGAGCGAGCGCACATCGGCGAACAGCCTGCCGGTCGCGCGCGAGAGCCAGCCGGCCTGCCGCTCCACCCGGCGGCGCAGCAGATGGGCGCACATGGCCGGCGTCAGCGTTACCGACAGCAGCAGGGAGATCAGCACAGCCGCCACCAGCGTGATGGAAAATTCGCGGAACAGCCGCTGGATCAGTCCGCCCATGAACAAAATTGAAAGAAAAACAAGGACAAGCGAGAAATTCATCGCCAGCAGCGTGAAGTTCACTTCCTGCGCGCCACGCAGGGCGGCGCGGTAGGGCGACAGGCCGCCCTCGATATGACGCTGGATGTTCTCCAGCACGACGATGGCGTCGTCGACCACCAGCCCGGCCGCCACAATCAGCGCCATCAGCGACAGATTGTTCAGCGAGAAGCCATAGAGGTAGATGATGGCGCAGGCGCCGATCAGCGACACCGGGATGGCGATGCTGGGGATCAGCGCGGTGCGCACGCTGCCGAGGAACAGGAACACCACCAGCACCACCAGCGCCGAGGACAGCAGCAGCGTCAGCTGTGCTTCCTTCAGCGTCGCCCGGATGCCCGGCGAGCGGTCCATGACGACGGTCAGCGAGGCATCCGCAGGCAGCAGCGCGCGCAGTTCCGGCAGCCTTTCGTTGATGGCGTCGATGGTCTCGACGATGTTGGCGCCGCTCTGCCGGCTCACCGTCATGATCACGGCGGTCTGGTCATTGTGGAACCCGCTGCGGTAGCGGTTCTCGACCGAATCGGTGACGCTTGCCACATCCTGCAACCGTACCGCGGCGCCATCCTGCCAGCGGATGATCAGCGGCGCATAATCGGCCGCCTGGCGCAGTGGCTCGCTGATGGTGATCTGCCAGCGGCGCTCCCCCTCCTCCACCAGCCCCAGCGGCCGGGTCGGGTTGGTCTGGGCAATCGCCGTGCGCACCTCGTCCAGCGCGATGCCGTAATGCGCCAGCATGCCGGGGTTCAGCTGCACCCGGACGGCGGGCAGTGAGGCGCCGCCCAGGCTGACCTCGCCGACGCCGGATATCTGCGCGATCTTCTGCGCCAGGATGGTCGAGGCGACATCGTATATCTGCCCCTGCGACAGGTTGGGCGAGCTGACCGCCAGCGCCATGATCGGCGCCTGCGACGGGTTGATCTTGCGATAGGTCGGCAGGCCCGGCATACCGCTGGGCAGCTGGTTGCGCACCGTATTGATCGCCGCCTGCACGTCACGGGCAGCGTCGTGGATATCGCGCCCTAGCTCGAACTGAAGGTTGATCCGGGTCGTGCCCTGCGCGCTGGAGGAGGTCAGTGCGGTGATACCATCGATGCTGCCCAGCGCGCGTTCCAGCGGTGTCGCAACGGTGGCGGCCATGCTTTCCGGGCTGGCGCCGGGCAGGCTGGCGCTGACAACGATGGACGGGAAATCCACCTGCGGCAGCGGCGAGACCGGCAGCAACCGCCAGGCCAGCACGCCGACCAGCAGCAGCGCCAGCGCCATCAGGCTGGTGCCGACCGGGCGGCGGATGAAGGGTTGGGCGATGTTCATGCCGCCCCGCGCCCCGCTGCCGCTTCGCCGGCTTCCCTGCGGCGCCGGGTCAGCCGGTCGAAGAACAGATAGACCACCGGTGTGGTGAACAGGGTCAGCAGCTGGCTGACCAGCAGCCCGCCCACCATGACGATGCCCAGCGGCTGGCGCAGCTCCGCCCCGCTACCGCTGGCCAGCATCAGCGGCAAGGCGCCGAACAGCGCGGCCAGCGTGGTCATCAGGATCGGGCGGAAGCGCAGCAGCGCAGCGCGGTGGATCGCATCGCGCGGGCTGAGTCCCTGATGGCGCTGCGCCTCCAGCGCGAAATCGACCATCATGATGCCGTTCTTCTTCACCAGCCCGATCAGCAGCACGATGCCGATGACCGCGATCAGATCAAGCGGCCGGCCGGTCAGCAGCAGTGCGGCCAGCGCGCCGACCGTCGCCGATGGCAGGGTGGACAGGATGGTGACTGGATGGATGGTGCTCTCATACAGCACGCCAAGGACAATATACATCGTCACCACCGCCGCCAGGATCAGCCACAGCGTGTTGGACAGCGAGGCGCGGAAGGCCTCGGCGGCCCCCTGGAAACGGCGCTCCACCTCCACCGGCAGGCCGATCTCCCTTTCCACCGCCTCAATGGCCTCGACCGCGGCGCCCAGAGACACCTCCTCGGCCAGGTTGAAGGAGATGGTGACCGCCGGAAACTGCGCCTGATGGCTGATCAGCAGCGGTGTCTGGCGCTGGCTGACCCGTGCCACAGTAAGCAGCGGCACGGGCTGGCCGTCGGGCGTCTGGATGAACACGTCCTGCAGCGCTTCCGGCCCCTGCGCCTGTGCCGGATCGACTTCCAGGATCACCCGATACTGGTTGGCCTGGGTGAACATGGTGGCGATCTGCCGCTGCCCAAAGGCGCTCTGCAGCACGCTGACGATCTGCGTGGTGTCGATGCCGAGGCGCGCCGCCGCGTCACGGTCGATCTCGACATAGGCCTGCAGTCCGCCATTCATCAGGTCATTGGCGACGTCGGCCAGCTCCGGCCGCGCCTGAAGCGCCTCCATCAACGGCGTCACCCAGCGTGCCAGCACCTCGCGGTCGGGGTGGCTCAGGGTGAACTGGAACTGCGTGCGGCTGACGCGGTCCTCAATGGTCAGCTCCTGCACCGGCTGGAACCAGGCAGTGATGCCGACGATGTCGCTGACCTCCCCGCGCAGCCGGGCGATGATCTCGGTCGCCGACGCGCCGCGTTCCCCATGCGGTTTCAGGTTCACCAGCATGCGGCCGCTGTTCAGCGTGGCGTTGCTGCCATCCACCCCGATGAAGGAGGACAGGTTGGCGACATCTGGGTCCTTCAGGATGCGCGTTGCCAACGCCTGCTGGCGTTCGGCCATCGCCTGGAAGGAGATCGATTGCGGGGCTTCGGTCACCACCTGGATGACGCCGCTGTCCTGCACCGGGAAGAAGCCCTTGGGTACGGCGAGATAGAGGATGCCGGTCAGCGCCAGCGTCGCCAGCATCACCCCCATTGTCAGCGTCCGGTGCAGCAGCACCCAGTCCAGCCAGATCCCGTAGCGCGCGATCAGCCGGTCCATGAAGCCGGGCTTGCCGGTCTCATTCGCATGCAGGGCCGGCAGCATGCGGGCACTCATCATCGGCGTCAGCGTCAGCGAGACGGCCAGCGAGATCAGGATGGCAATAGCCAGCGTGACGGCGAACTCATGGAATAGCCGCCCCACCACATCGCCCATGAACAGCAGCGGGATCAGTACCGCGACCAGCGACAGCGTCAGCGACACCAGGGTGAAGCTGATTTCCGACGCGCCCTTCAGGGCGGCCTGCAGCGGCGGCAGCCCCTTCTCCCGGTGGCGGGCGATATTCTCCAGCATGACGATGGCGTCATCGACGACGAAGCCGGTGGCGATGGTCAGCGCCATCAGCGTCAGATTGTTGATCGAGAATCCGGCCAGATAGATCACCCCGAAGGTGCCGACCAGAGACAGCGGCACCACCACGCTGGGGATGATCGTCGCGCGGGCATTGCCCAGAAAGGCGAAGGTGACGGCGACCACCAGCGCGATGGCGAACAGCAGTTCGATCTGCACGTCACGCACCGAGGCGCGGATGCTCTGCGTGCGGTCGGTCAGGACCGAGACCGTGACCGATGCCGGCAGGCTGGATGAGAGCTGCGGCAGCAATGTACGCACCCGGTCGGCAACGTCGATCACATTGGCGCCGGGCTGACGCTGGATGTTCAGCAGGATCGCCGGCACCTCGCCGGACCAGGCCGCCAGGAAGCGGTCCTCCGCGCCATTCTCGACCGTGGCCACATCGCCCAGCCGCAAGGCCGCGCCATCCTGCCAGGTCAGGATCAGCTGACGGTAGCCGTCCACCGTGCGGATCTGGTCGTTGGCATCCAGTAGGGTGGAGCGGAACGGCCCGTCGAAGCTGCCCTTGGCCTGGTTCGCATTGGCGCTGGCGATGGCGCTGCGCACATCCTCCACCGTCAGGCCGGCGGTGGCGAGCGCACCGGGGTTGACCTTCACGCGGATCGCCGGGCGCTGCCCGCCGGCCAGGCTGACCAGCCCGACGCCGGACACCTGCGCCAGCTTCTGCGCCATGCGGGTATCGACCAGGTCATAGACGGTCGGCAGCGGCAGCTCGGACGAGGTAATGGCCAGCGTCAGGATCGGCGCATCGGCCGGATTCACCTTGCGATAGACCGGGGGCACCGGCAGGTCGTTCGGCAGCAGGCTGCTGGCGGTGCTAAGCGCCGACTGGACCTCCTGCTCGGCGACGCCCAGATCGACCGTCAGCGCGAATTGCAGAGTGATGACCGACGCCCCGCCGGAACTGCTGGAAGACATCTGCTTCAGGCCCGGAATCTGGCCGAGGCGGCGTTCCAGCGGCGCGGTGATGGTGCGCGACGTCACGTCCGGGCTGGCGCCGGGATAGAAGGTGAAGACCTGGATGATCGGGTAATCCACCTGCGGCAGCGCCGCCACCGGCAGCAGGCGCCAGGTCAGGATGCCCGACAGCAGCAGCGCCAGCATCAGGAGTGAGGTGGCGACCGGCCGCAGGATGAAGGGGCGCGAGATGTTCATGAGGCGTCAGCCGCCGCGATTCTGCCGCTGTGCGGGGGTGTTCTGGGCCGGGCTGCCGGAGCCGCCCTCCTTGACGATGGTGACCTCCCTGCCCTCGCGCAGCCGGTCCAGCCCTTCCAGCACCACCTCGTCGCCTTTCGTCAGACTCTCCGTAACGGCAATCCGGCCGCCGCTGGTGGGGCCGAGGCTGACCGGCCGGACCGTCGCCTTGCCGTCAACGATCATATAAACGTATGTGCCTTGCGCGCCATATTGCACGGCATCGGCCGGAATGGTGACCGCCCCTTCCAGCGTGCGCACCCGCAGCCGCACATTCACGAACTGGTTGGGAAACAGCGCATCGTCTTCATTTTCGAACTGCGCCTTCAGCCGCAGCGTGCCTGTGGCGATGTCGATCTGATTGTCCAGCGTGGTCAGCACGCCTTCGGCCAGCATCTGCCGCTCGCTGCGGTCCCAGGCCTCCACCGCCAGCAGCCGGCCCGCCCGGTGTGCGGCACGGACATCGGCGAGCTGTACCTCGGGCACGGTGAACTGCACGGCAATCGGCTGGGTCTGGGTGATGGTGACAAGGCCTTCGGTATCGCCGCTGGCGATCAGATTGCCAGCATCGATCCGGCGCAGGCCAAGGCGTCCGCCGATCGGCGCGGTGATCTTCGTATAGGAAAGCTGCAGCTTGGCGTTATCCACCTGGGCGCGGTTGGTCATCAGCGTTCCGCGCAGCTGGTTCACCAGCGCCTCCTGCGCGTCGAGCTGCTGGCGGGCGATGGAATCCTGCTGGAACAGCCGCTTGTAGATGGCGAGGTCGCTTTCCGCGTTCTTCAACTGGGCGAGGTTCTGCTGCAACGTGCCTTCCGCCTGGGCGAGCGCGACGCGGAAGGGCTCCGGGTCGATCTCCGCCAGCACCTCGCCGGCCTCGACCCGCTCCCCTTCCTGAAACAGGACGCTGTGCAGCAGCCCGTCCACCCGACTGCGGACCACCACAGTGTTCATTGGCGCCACCGTGCCGATGGCCTTCACCTCGACCGCCATATCCTCGACGGCCGCCGGAACCACCCGGACCGGCACCGGTGCCGCCCATGGATTGGCTCCCCCGCCACGCGACATGGGGCCGGGCTGTGGAACTTCCGGGGTGCGCAACAGGTAATGCCAGGCAAGCACGCCCGCAATCGCTAGCGTCACCAGAAACAGGATCGCGCTGACCCTCCGGCCAGAGAGTGGGCGGCCAGAGGATGGACGACCCGAAACAGGACGCTCCGAGGCAGGCCGGTCGGCGGAGGAAGGAAGCTCTGGCTCAGTCATGAATACCCATGCGGAAGAGATAGGTGCAGGCGGCGCCGGCGCCAGCTCTCCGAGCCGTACCAGCCCCCATGGAAGTCGGTTGGGAAACCAGCTTGGGAAAGGGCTCTCGGCGTAGGCGCGAATGATTATTAGATGATGGGAACAGTGCGGGAAACCCCTGCTTTCGGTCGCTCGTCCTATGGGAGAAAACGCGCGACACAGGCATTTCCGTCGCGGTTACCGGCGTTGTCGTCGTGTTTGCACAGTAAACAAAATCTGTTGCACCGGAAGGAGGATAATGCTTGCATGTGAGGCAACTTGATTAATTCCATGTGCAAATGAACCTCATCGATCACAGTTTGCGCCAGATCGGCATTTCCATCCGGGAACGCCGGGCCGCGCGCCAGATGACCCTTGCGGAGCTAGCCGGCCAGACCGGCATGTCCCTCTCCTTCCTGTCGCGCGTCGAGCGCGGACAGGCGCAGACTTCGGTCGGCAACCTCATCCGCATTGCCGAGGCGCTGGGCGGCACGCTTCACGATCTGATTGGCCCGCCACCCGCCGAGGATAAGGGCTTCACCCTTTTCCGCTCCGCCGAATCGGCGCCGTCGGGCATTTCCGGTAGCGGCTATCGCTGGACTCCAGTTTCCGAGGGCGGCGCCGGGCGCAGTATCGAGGCAATCCTGCTGGACCTGCCCGCCGGCCCCGTCGCCGATACCCGGTTTTCGCATCCGGGCGAGGAAATCTGCTACGTGCTGGAAGGCCAGGTGCGCTTCATCGTGGGCGAGACCAGCACCGTCCTGGCGACCGGCGATGCCATCCATCTGCGCTCCGACATTCCGCACACCGCCACCGCCGAGGGTGGGCCGGCGCGGGTGCTG
Encoded proteins:
- a CDS encoding helix-turn-helix domain-containing protein, with translation MNLIDHSLRQIGISIRERRAARQMTLAELAGQTGMSLSFLSRVERGQAQTSVGNLIRIAEALGGTLHDLIGPPPAEDKGFTLFRSAESAPSGISGSGYRWTPVSEGGAGRSIEAILLDLPAGPVADTRFSHPGEEICYVLEGQVRFIVGETSTVLATGDAIHLRSDIPHTATAEGGPARVLMMTHHPSGPSTGPGERPDWWNPGGITQPNENRPNDNREDQE
- a CDS encoding multidrug efflux RND transporter permease subunit, with amino-acid sequence MNISRPFILRPVATSLLMLALLLSGILTWRLLPVAALPQVDYPIIQVFTFYPGASPDVTSRTITAPLERRLGQIPGLKQMSSSSSGGASVITLQFALTVDLGVAEQEVQSALSTASSLLPNDLPVPPVYRKVNPADAPILTLAITSSELPLPTVYDLVDTRMAQKLAQVSGVGLVSLAGGQRPAIRVKVNPGALATAGLTVEDVRSAIASANANQAKGSFDGPFRSTLLDANDQIRTVDGYRQLILTWQDGAALRLGDVATVENGAEDRFLAAWSGEVPAILLNIQRQPGANVIDVADRVRTLLPQLSSSLPASVTVSVLTDRTQSIRASVRDVQIELLFAIALVVAVTFAFLGNARATIIPSVVVPLSLVGTFGVIYLAGFSINNLTLMALTIATGFVVDDAIVMLENIARHREKGLPPLQAALKGASEISFTLVSLTLSLVAVLIPLLFMGDVVGRLFHEFAVTLAIAILISLAVSLTLTPMMSARMLPALHANETGKPGFMDRLIARYGIWLDWVLLHRTLTMGVMLATLALTGILYLAVPKGFFPVQDSGVIQVVTEAPQSISFQAMAERQQALATRILKDPDVANLSSFIGVDGSNATLNSGRMLVNLKPHGERGASATEIIARLRGEVSDIVGITAWFQPVQELTIEDRVSRTQFQFTLSHPDREVLARWVTPLMEALQARPELADVANDLMNGGLQAYVEIDRDAAARLGIDTTQIVSVLQSAFGQRQIATMFTQANQYRVILEVDPAQAQGPEALQDVFIQTPDGQPVPLLTVARVSQRQTPLLISHQAQFPAVTISFNLAEEVSLGAAVEAIEAVEREIGLPVEVERRFQGAAEAFRASLSNTLWLILAAVVTMYIVLGVLYESTIHPVTILSTLPSATVGALAALLLTGRPLDLIAVIGIVLLIGLVKKNGIMMVDFALEAQRHQGLSPRDAIHRAALLRFRPILMTTLAALFGALPLMLASGSGAELRQPLGIVMVGGLLVSQLLTLFTTPVVYLFFDRLTRRRREAGEAAAGRGAA
- a CDS encoding MdtA/MuxA family multidrug efflux RND transporter periplasmic adaptor subunit; amino-acid sequence: MTEPELPSSADRPASERPVSGRPSSGRPLSGRRVSAILFLVTLAIAGVLAWHYLLRTPEVPQPGPMSRGGGANPWAAPVPVRVVPAAVEDMAVEVKAIGTVAPMNTVVVRSRVDGLLHSVLFQEGERVEAGEVLAEIDPEPFRVALAQAEGTLQQNLAQLKNAESDLAIYKRLFQQDSIARQQLDAQEALVNQLRGTLMTNRAQVDNAKLQLSYTKITAPIGGRLGLRRIDAGNLIASGDTEGLVTITQTQPIAVQFTVPEVQLADVRAAHRAGRLLAVEAWDRSERQMLAEGVLTTLDNQIDIATGTLRLKAQFENEDDALFPNQFVNVRLRVRTLEGAVTIPADAVQYGAQGTYVYMIVDGKATVRPVSLGPTSGGRIAVTESLTKGDEVVLEGLDRLREGREVTIVKEGGSGSPAQNTPAQRQNRGG